The Microbispora sp. ZYX-F-249 genome includes a window with the following:
- a CDS encoding MIP/aquaporin family protein — protein MAEGRSDRRLLGELAAEFAGTAILILIGVGVVAQVVAGGIGDHDSIAWAWGLGVTLGVYTAARVSGAHLNPAVTVALAVFKDFSWRKVLPYALAQTAGAFVAALLVRWNYAEVLAKVDPGHTIKTQGVFSTLPGNGTLPVTQWGALRDQIIGTAILLFLIFAISDERNSAPLANLAPLIVGLLVVAIGMAWGTDAGYAINPARDFGPRLASFFTGYGSAFRDQYGGLYFWVPIIGPLAGGVVGAGLYQLLVARFLPRTDAPEPGRTPEPAAQAG, from the coding sequence ATGGCGGAAGGGCGAAGTGACCGGCGGCTCCTGGGGGAGCTGGCGGCCGAGTTCGCGGGGACGGCGATCCTCATCCTGATCGGCGTCGGCGTCGTGGCGCAGGTCGTGGCGGGCGGCATCGGCGACCACGACAGCATCGCGTGGGCGTGGGGGCTGGGGGTGACCCTCGGCGTCTACACGGCCGCCCGCGTCAGCGGCGCCCACCTCAACCCGGCCGTCACGGTCGCCCTCGCCGTCTTCAAGGACTTCTCCTGGCGCAAGGTCCTGCCGTACGCGCTGGCGCAGACGGCGGGCGCCTTCGTGGCGGCGCTGCTCGTCCGGTGGAACTACGCCGAGGTCCTGGCCAAGGTGGACCCCGGGCACACGATCAAGACGCAGGGAGTCTTCTCCACCCTCCCCGGCAACGGCACGCTGCCGGTCACCCAGTGGGGCGCGCTGCGCGACCAGATCATCGGCACGGCGATCCTGCTGTTCCTGATCTTCGCGATCTCCGACGAGCGCAACTCCGCGCCGCTCGCCAACCTCGCGCCGCTCATCGTCGGCCTGCTCGTGGTCGCGATCGGCATGGCGTGGGGGACCGACGCCGGCTACGCCATCAACCCCGCCCGCGACTTCGGCCCGCGTCTCGCCTCGTTCTTCACGGGGTACGGCTCGGCGTTCCGCGACCAGTACGGTGGGCTCTACTTCTGGGTGCCGATCATCGGTCCGCTGGCCGGCGGCGTCGTCGGCGCCGGGCTCTACCAGCTTCTGGTCGCCCGCTTCCTGCCGCGTACGGACGCGCCCGAGCCCGGCCGCACGCCGGAGCCCGCCGCGCAGGCCGGCTGA